A window from Montipora capricornis isolate CH-2021 chromosome 7, ASM3666992v2, whole genome shotgun sequence encodes these proteins:
- the LOC138057288 gene encoding uncharacterized protein: MACCDFETTIADPFSETGILGLLSYPVTRRKISLHAIEDIQDGLLYKKHFGSDGYFKGTSDKKKKTEIHISFQINTDGVALFRSSKYNIWPIYLAVNELPPNCRFARSNSIFLGLWFGYSKPDFLTFLQPFSKEFQDIYSKEKSVPSEILSRGPRAVEAFNSALKDGAALVRRLPIMIIGQHRVGKTSLKKSLTGEAFSATEASTEGIETDPSHFKISMEVWKTGQKGIEADVDSKVFFDYHAASLLIKSLKGEHEKMPGASALKSSEESSRSEQSEDTAENIFETELSDDLVKLSIEMLKSDQTVEREDNIYSTLWDFGGQMVYYATHPIFMTDKALYILTCDLSRDPYQQASIPEREGLYKKGNDINFSYTNMDCLDYWLSSIYSLANSNVSSLGTALPEMSPTRLPPVFLVCTHADKPYIESPDEHPNARKVALDIYGFLQTKSYRDHLFHDVFVVDNTKSGSDNDCQEVIRLREEILAVANKLPHLKQAIPLKWLKYENELYRLREEGHKWIPREKAMDIAFGTCGLRDEEEFSTATNFLHDQRILIHFSGHRELERMVILDLQWLIDIFKRVITIKPYEGSERTVKDLWCNLEMTGILDERLLIHAWESFSLTQETHSSLVGIMERFSLLCSWPTGTDGSIQYLVPSMLKCPPRDDFLQLLDSIQVPSLFIRFKLGRVPPGLFPRLVLQFYQWSKKEWKSPVNPQLCRNFALFHILPDQGTSVIFLCHSSFIEVAVHTADCVFKTATPGLNYGSFDMFTSRAIHWQLRMILESMRNQFDWLSNTRFEMCVCCPICSLKGSVKCQAHDVRGCDCLHLLSESELQQCQYCTRPGIRGDCRIRIQMFAPWFSFSGAEARGTSVNKASLGYGIAAGSAVSVEKAAPEKALALPEEVVNVMHVPSCDPKGVVSQFQESLHLTSTALANPENEDKRLIRCLANTAKSQNRKDVVEYLRTIALEGTTGPLLDEGLDVQCIPFKQRMELTFFLTVGGRWKELAIRLGISNNGISFLDERHTNPSDVLLDIMAKHHPFHVGELYDMLVESELPLAADIL; encoded by the exons ATGGCTTGTTGTGATTTTGAGACTACAATTGCTGACCCTTTTTCAGAGACTGGCATTCTGGGCCTTCTTAGCTATCCAGTTACAAGAAGGAAGATCAGTCTACACGCAATTGAGGACATCCAAGATGGATTACTTTACAAAAAGCATTTTGGAAGTGATGGGTATTTTAAAGGCACTTcagacaagaaaaagaaaactgaaatccATATAAGTTTTCAGATAAACACTGATGGTGTAGCCCTTTTTAGGTCATCAAAATACAATATTTGGCCAATTTACCTTGCTGTGAATGAGCTTCCACCAAACTGCAG GTTTGCAAGATCCAACAGCATTTTCCTCGGATTGTGGTTTGGATACAGCAAACCAGATTTCCTGACATTTTTGCAGCCATTCAGCAAAGAGTTCCAAGATATTTACTCTAAag AGAAATCTGTTCCGTCGGAGATTCTTTCACGTGGCCCCCGTGCTGTTGAAGCCTTCAATAGTGCTCTCAAGGATGGTGCAGCTCTTGTTAGAAGACTACCAATCATGATAATTGGCCAACATCGGGTCGGGAAGACCAGTTTGAAGAAGTCATTGACTGGAGAAGCCTTCAGTGCAACGGAAGCTAGCACAGAAGGAATAGAGACTGATCCTTCCCATTTCAAAATCTCAATGGAAGTTTGGAAGACAGGCCAGAAAGGAATAGAGGCTGATGTTGATTCCAAGGTATTCTTTGATTACCATGCAGCGAGCTTATTGATTAAAAGCTTGAAAGGAGAGCACGAGAAGATGCCAGGCGCTTCCGCCCTTAAGTCCTCGGAGGAATCAAGTAGAAGTGAACAAAGCGAGGACACCGCAGAGAATATTTTTGAAACAGAACTATCGGACGATTTAGTGAAATTGTCAATAGAAATGCTTAAGAGTGATCAGACGGTTGAAAGAGAGGACAACATTTACTCCACACTGTGGGACTTTGGAGGTCAGATGGTTTATTATGCCACCCACCCAATCTTTATGACCGATAAAGCCCTTTATATCTTGACGTGTGACTTGAGTCGTGATCCATATCAGCAAGCTAGCATTCCTGAGAGAGAAGGACTATACAAGAAAGGTAATGACATTAATTTCAGTTACACAAATATGGATTGTCTCGATTACTGGTTGTCATCGATTTATTCGTTGGCTAATTCAAATGTCTCGAGCCTGGGCACTGCTCTGCCTGAAATGTCACCCACGAGATTGCCTCCGGTTTTTCTAGTCTGCACCCATGCTGATAAGCCCTATATTGAAAGTCCTGACGAACATCCCAATGCAAGAAAGGTGGCCCTTGATATTTATGGTTTCTTGCAAACAAAGAGTTATAGGGATCACCTCTTTCATGACGTCTTCGTAGTTGATAACACAAAATCGGGAAGTGACAATGATTGTCAGGAGGTGATACGGCTTAGGGAAGAGATTCTTGCTGTTGCCAATAAATTACCCCATTTGAAACAAGCCATCCCACTGAAGTGGTTAAAGTATGAAAATGAACTCTACCGCCTACGTGAAGAGGGTCACAAGTGGATACCTAGAGAGAAAGCCATGGACATTGCCTTTGGTACGTGTGGCTTAAGGGATGAGGAAGAGTTTTCCACAGCCACGAATTTTTTACACGATCAGAGAATTCTGATTCATTTCAGTGGACACCGAGAGCTGGAAAGGATGGTTATACTGGATCTGCAATGGCTCATTGATATCTTTAAAAGGGTCATTACCATTAAGCCTTATGAAGGGTCAGAGAGAACTGTTAAAGATCTTTGGTGTAACCTTGAAATGACGGGAATATTGGATGAACGGCTGCTAATTCATGCCTGGGAGTCTTTTTCCTTGACGCAGGAAACCCACAGCAGCCTTGTGGGGATCATGGAGAGATTTAGCTTGCTCTGTTCCTGGCCAACAGGAACAGATGGAAGCATACAGTACCTAGTGCCATCCATGCTCAAGTGTCCTCCAAGAGATGACTTTCTTCAGCTACTTGACTCCATTCAAGTTCCTTCGCTCTTCATAAGGTTCAAATTGGGTCGAGTGCCACCTGGTCTTTTTCCCCGTCTTGTCTTGCAGTTTTACCAGTGGAGCAAAAAGGAATGGAAAAGTCCAGTAAATCCTCAACTGTGCCGTAACTTTGCTTTGTTTCATATCCTGCCTGATCAAGGAACGTCCGTCATTTTCCTTTGTCATTCCTCCTTCATCGAGGTCGCAGTTCACACCGCAGATTGTGTCTTTAAAACAGCGACACCAGGTCTCAATTATGGTAGTTTTGACATGTTCACAAGCCGTGCAATCCACTGGCAGCTGAGAATGATTCTAGAGAGCATGAGAAATCAGTTTGACTGGCTAAGCAACACACGATTCGAAATGTGCGTCTGCTGTCCAATTTGCTCACTTAAAGGCTCTGTCAAATGCCAAGCTCATGATGTGCGTGGCTGCGATTGCCTACATTTATTGTCGGAATCAGAGTTACAGCAATGCCAATACTGCACCAGACCTGGTATCCGAGGAGATTGCAGGATTCGTATTCAGATGTTTGCaccatggttttctttttcaggaGCAGAAGCAAGAGGAACATCAGTCAATAAG GCATCTCTTGGATATGGCATCGCTGCAGGAAGTGCTGTTTCTGTTGAAAAAG CTGCTCCTGAAAAGGCACTGGCTTTGCCCGAAGAGGTTGTAAATGTCATGCACGTTCCTTCATGTGATCCCAAGGGTGTCGTGTCTCAGTTTCAAGAGAGTCTCCATTTGACGTCAACAGCACTGGCTAATCCGGAGAACGAGGACAAACGTTTGATCCGTTGCCTCGCTAATACAGCAAAATCCCAAAACAGAAAGGATGTAGTTGAATACTTGAGGACTATTGCACTTGAAGGAACTACTG GACCATTGTTAGATGAGGGCCTTGATGTCCAATGCATTCCTTTCAAGCAAAGAATGGAGTTAACGTTTTTTCTTACTG TCGGTGGGCGATGGAAAGAGCTTGCAATCAGATTAGGAATTTCTAACAACGGAATAAGCTTCCTCGACGAGAGACATACTAATCCAAGTGATGTTCTACTTGATATTATGGCGAAGCATCACCCCTTTCATGTCGGTGAACTTTACGACATGTTAGTAGAAAGTGAGCTTCCTCTAGCTGCTGACATCCTGTAG